A genome region from Streptomyces sp. NBC_01296 includes the following:
- a CDS encoding FAD binding domain-containing protein yields the protein MDFLRPAGWEEALAAKAEHPAAVPIAGGTDVMVEINFDHRRPEYLMDLNRIGLLREWEIGEDVVRLGASVPYTEIMEHLRTQLPGLALASHTVASPQIRNRGSVGGNLGTASPAGDAHPALLAAGAQVEVESVRGSRLIPIDAFYTGVKRNALAPDELIKAVHVAKADGPQQFSKVGTRNAMVIAVCAFGLALHPATRTVRTGIGSAAPTPIRAKTAEEFLAAALEEGGFWESRKVVTPSIAKQFGDLAAASCNPIDDVRGTARYRRHAVGVLARRQLLWTWEEYRSGAAA from the coding sequence ATGGACTTCCTTCGCCCCGCCGGCTGGGAGGAGGCGCTCGCCGCCAAGGCCGAGCACCCCGCCGCCGTGCCCATCGCCGGTGGCACCGACGTGATGGTCGAGATCAACTTCGACCACCGCCGGCCGGAATACCTCATGGACCTGAACCGCATCGGGCTGTTGCGGGAATGGGAGATCGGCGAGGACGTCGTACGGCTCGGCGCGTCCGTCCCGTACACGGAGATCATGGAGCACCTGCGGACGCAGCTCCCGGGTCTGGCCCTCGCCTCGCACACCGTCGCCTCCCCGCAGATCCGCAACCGCGGCAGCGTCGGCGGCAACCTCGGCACGGCGTCCCCGGCGGGCGATGCGCACCCGGCGCTCCTCGCGGCCGGCGCGCAGGTCGAGGTGGAGTCCGTACGGGGCTCCCGGCTGATCCCGATCGACGCGTTCTACACCGGGGTCAAGCGCAACGCCCTCGCCCCCGACGAGCTGATCAAGGCCGTCCACGTGGCCAAGGCCGACGGGCCCCAGCAGTTCTCCAAGGTCGGCACCCGCAACGCCATGGTCATCGCCGTCTGCGCCTTCGGCCTGGCCCTGCACCCGGCGACCCGGACCGTCCGTACGGGGATCGGCTCGGCGGCCCCCACTCCGATCCGGGCGAAGACGGCCGAGGAGTTCTTGGCCGCGGCCCTGGAGGAGGGCGGCTTCTGGGAGTCGCGCAAGGTCGTCACCCCGTCGATCGCGAAGCAGTTCGGGGATCTCGCGGCCGCGTCCTGCAACCCGATCGACGACGTCCGCGGCACCGCCCGCTACCGCCGCCACGCCGTCGGCGTCCTGGCCCGCCGCCAACTCCTCTGGACCTGGGAGGAGTACCGGTCCGGCGCAGCCGCGTGA